Part of the Pseudomonas sp. P8_241 genome is shown below.
GTCCCCGGCGCTCAGGGCGCAGTAATGTTGATCGCGACTTTGTGGCGAAGAATCATTGCCGCCAGCTGTATGAAATTGCTCGGGTAGTCGAGCAGGTAACGCTTGATGGTGTGTGGCTCGCGATACATGCGATAGAACGCCCGCAGGTGCAGGCGATTGATCATTTCGGGGTAGTAAAAGCCGTTGGCCATGGCTTCCTGGCGGATGAAACCGCCACAGGTAAAGGCCACTCCGGTGAAGCCTGAATCCAGTGCGCCGAGGACGAAGTTCTCTTGCAACCCGGCGCCCATGCCCACGATCAGGATGTTGGATCGGCCGAGGCAAATGTCCGCCTTGATCGCCGCCGCCTGCGTGGCATCGAAATAACCGTTGTGATAACCGGCAATCGCCAGTCGTGGATAACGCACCCGCAATTTGCGGATGAACATTTCCAGTTCGTTTTGCGTGGCCCCGACGATGTACACCCGCTTGCCTTGTTTTTCGGCATCGCTGAACACCGGGTCGGCGATGGACGTGAAGTCGAAACTGACCCGGTCGATGTTTCTCCCGGTCACTTTCGACATGAAGCTCGACATCAGCATGCCGTCGCAAAAATAGGCGAGCGCATCGGGCGGTTGCTGGATGAAGCTGCCGATCGAGGCGAAGTTGATGAATGAGAACGCCTTGTTGGATTCCAGCAAGGCTGGCGAGTACTGGCCCATCAACTCGAGCCGGATCATGGCGCGACTCCTTGCGCCATGGCTTGTTGGGGTTGGCGGCCCACGGACACGTAGGTGAAGCCGCGCTTGCCCAAACGCTGCGGATCGAACAGGTTGCGCCCGTCAAAAATCAGCGGTTGCTTGAGTTGCCGCGCAAGCAGTTCGAAGTCCGGCGCACGGAAGGCCTGCCATTCAGTGACAATGACCAGCGCGTCGGCGTTTTTCAGCGCCGCTTCCTTGGTACCGGCCAGTGCCAGGTCATCGCGAGCACCATACAGACGCTGGGCTTCCTCCATGGCTTTGGGGTCGAACGCCTGGATACTCGCCCCGGCGCGCCATAGCGCTTCCATCAATACGCGGCTGGGGGCCTCGCGCATGTCGTCGGTGTTGGGTTTGAAGCTCAAGCCCCACAGGGCGAAGGTCTTGCCCTGGAGCGAGCCGTTGAAGTGATCGAAAATCTTCTTGAACAGCGTGGTTTTCTGCTCGTTGTTGCGCGACTCGACGGCCTTGAGCACTCGCGCATCGAAGTCCAGGCTGTTGGCGGTATGAATCAACGCCTGCACGTCCTTGGGAAAGCATGAGCCGCCGTAACCGACACCGGGGTAGATGAATTGATACCCGATGCGCGGGTCCGACCCGATGCCGTGGCGAACCATCTCGATATCGGCGCCGACTTTTTCGGCAAGGTTGGCCATTTCGTTCATGAAGCTGATCTTGGTCGCCAGCATGCAGTTGGCGGCGTACTTGGTCAGCTCGGCGCTGCGAACGTCCATGACGATGATTTTTTCGCGATTGCGATTGAATGGCTCGTACAGTTCGCGCATCACGTCTTCGGCGCGCTGGCTGTTGGTGCCGATGATGATGCGGTCGGGGCGCATGCAGTCCTCGACCGCGCAGCCTTCCTTGAGAAACTCCGGGTTGGAAACCACATCGAAAGTCAGCTCGCTGCGATCGCTCTCGCTCAGCGCCTGAGCGATGCACTCGCGCACCAGGTCGCCAGTGCCCACCGGGACAGTGGATTTATCGACGATGGTTTGATGGCGCTGCATGTGCTGGCCGATGGTTCGCGCCACGCTCAATACGTATTGCAGATCGGCCGAGCCATCTTCGTCGGGCGGTGTACCCACGGCTATCAACTGCACATCGCCGTGATGCACGGCACTGACCAGGTCAGTACTGAACTGCAAACGCCCGCTTTTATGATTGTCTCGAACCAGATTCTCCAGACCCGGCTCATAAATGGGCAGAATGCCTTCCTTTAACGCCAGGACCTTGTTGGCGTCGACGTCGACGCAGAGGACGTTGTGACCCACCTCGGCCAGCGCTGCGCCTTGTACAAGTCCCACATAACCGATACCAAATACACTCACATTCATGGGAGAACCTCAGTGTGTCGTGGGGCCGGCACTGGGCCGGGCACAAGGTCAGTAGATGTTTTTCGAGAACAGCGTGAAGGGGGTCTTGAGCAGAATCTTGATGTCCAGCCACAGCGACCACTGGTTGATGTAGTTGAGGTCCTGGGCGACCCGCAGCTGCATCTTTTCCAGGGTTTCGGTTTCGCCGCGGTGCCCGGTGATCTGGGCCAGTCCGGTAATCCCGGGCTTGAGGCGATGACGGGCCATGTAGGCGTGGACTTTGCCGGTGTAATAGATGTTGTGGGTGACCGCGTGGGGGCGTGGACCGACCAGGGCCATCTGGCCAAACAGCACGTTGAACAACTGCGGCAGCTCATCGATGGAACTGCGGCGCAGGAAACGCCCCAGTGGTGTCACGCGGTCGTCGTCACGCGTGGCCTGGCGGACTTCGCCGTCGTTGTGGACACGCATCGAGCGGAACTTCCAGACCCTGATCACCTGACCGTCACAGCCGTGACGGTTTTGCTTGAACAGCACCGGTCCCGCAGAGGTCAGCTTCACCGCAAGGGCCACGCTCAGCAGCAATGGGCTCAACACCATAATGGCGACGGCGGCGAGGCTGCGTTCCAACAGGTCTTTGCAGAACAGGCTGCCCGGATGGGAGGTGATCAGGCTTTCGTTGAGATAGATCGCCGGCATGCGCTCAATCTCGGAAATCGAGTGATTGAGCAACACCATGCTGCCGAAATCGGGGATCCAGACCACATCGACATTCATGTCCAGCAGGTCGATGTACAACGCTTCGATGGTGGCGGCGTCGACCATCGGCAACACGATGTAGACGCGCCGTACTTCCATCCGGGTGATCAGTTCGCGGATGTCGTCGACGTGGCCCAGCAGCGGCAGAATGCTCGGTGCCGGGCCGGCATTTTGCCTGGCCGCAATAAAACCCAGTAGCAAGGCGCGGTTGGGGCGGGAGAGTTTTTTCGCCAGTTCATGCGCTGTCGGACACGTGCCGATGATCACCGAGCGGCGCTCGTTGCGCACCACTTGC
Proteins encoded:
- a CDS encoding WecB/TagA/CpsF family glycosyltransferase, producing MIRLELMGQYSPALLESNKAFSFINFASIGSFIQQPPDALAYFCDGMLMSSFMSKVTGRNIDRVSFDFTSIADPVFSDAEKQGKRVYIVGATQNELEMFIRKLRVRYPRLAIAGYHNGYFDATQAAAIKADICLGRSNILIVGMGAGLQENFVLGALDSGFTGVAFTCGGFIRQEAMANGFYYPEMINRLHLRAFYRMYREPHTIKRYLLDYPSNFIQLAAMILRHKVAINITAP
- a CDS encoding UDP-glucose dehydrogenase family protein; its protein translation is MNVSVFGIGYVGLVQGAALAEVGHNVLCVDVDANKVLALKEGILPIYEPGLENLVRDNHKSGRLQFSTDLVSAVHHGDVQLIAVGTPPDEDGSADLQYVLSVARTIGQHMQRHQTIVDKSTVPVGTGDLVRECIAQALSESDRSELTFDVVSNPEFLKEGCAVEDCMRPDRIIIGTNSQRAEDVMRELYEPFNRNREKIIVMDVRSAELTKYAANCMLATKISFMNEMANLAEKVGADIEMVRHGIGSDPRIGYQFIYPGVGYGGSCFPKDVQALIHTANSLDFDARVLKAVESRNNEQKTTLFKKIFDHFNGSLQGKTFALWGLSFKPNTDDMREAPSRVLMEALWRAGASIQAFDPKAMEEAQRLYGARDDLALAGTKEAALKNADALVIVTEWQAFRAPDFELLARQLKQPLIFDGRNLFDPQRLGKRGFTYVSVGRQPQQAMAQGVAP
- a CDS encoding undecaprenyl-phosphate glucose phosphotransferase, whose product is MTPLYTAQMAHRRGVTFWGQWLSAMALVNLLLVLLVQLRVGNLTSEYRVLMILTVLGSVPIYSLMDVYHKRHGLLIGLSRLLAGWLILLSVLITIAFVTQTSALFSRQVIIVWAVTGFLVQAASFLPLHYFARLYSQVVRNERRSVIIGTCPTAHELAKKLSRPNRALLLGFIAARQNAGPAPSILPLLGHVDDIRELITRMEVRRVYIVLPMVDAATIEALYIDLLDMNVDVVWIPDFGSMVLLNHSISEIERMPAIYLNESLITSHPGSLFCKDLLERSLAAVAIMVLSPLLLSVALAVKLTSAGPVLFKQNRHGCDGQVIRVWKFRSMRVHNDGEVRQATRDDDRVTPLGRFLRRSSIDELPQLFNVLFGQMALVGPRPHAVTHNIYYTGKVHAYMARHRLKPGITGLAQITGHRGETETLEKMQLRVAQDLNYINQWSLWLDIKILLKTPFTLFSKNIY